In one window of Streptomyces sp. NBC_01224 DNA:
- a CDS encoding GntR family transcriptional regulator, whose product MADDLRTQISTGRIKAGERLPSEARLASRYAVSTPTLRSALAVLQDEGLVEKIHGKGNFVRHPLRRITYVGGGRTPLAQTATDPALRMTVRTTHLPARGHLAALLRVSTSSPLTEFLCLSHEGKCCEAAVVRLTELLPPLAVNETTDDTAPTGRSEHALPHAYRFLRILLFFALASFSLRCATP is encoded by the coding sequence ATCGCCGACGACCTCCGGACGCAGATCTCAACCGGCCGCATCAAGGCCGGCGAACGCCTCCCTTCCGAGGCGCGACTCGCCTCCCGCTATGCGGTCAGCACGCCGACGCTGCGGAGCGCCCTCGCAGTACTCCAGGACGAAGGGCTCGTTGAGAAGATTCACGGCAAGGGGAACTTCGTCCGCCACCCCCTCCGCAGAATCACGTACGTCGGCGGTGGCCGCACTCCCCTCGCTCAGACCGCGACCGATCCGGCTCTACGCATGACCGTCCGCACCACTCACCTCCCGGCGCGAGGGCATCTGGCCGCTCTGCTGAGGGTGTCGACAAGCAGCCCACTGACCGAATTCCTCTGCCTCAGCCACGAGGGGAAGTGCTGCGAGGCGGCAGTGGTCAGGCTGACCGAGCTCCTTCCCCCGCTGGCGGTGAACGAGACTACGGATGACACTGCGCCGACGGGCCGGTCCGAGCACGCCCTCCCGCACGCCTACCGCTTCCTGCGGATCTTGCTCTTCTTCGCCTTGGCTTCCTTCTCCTTGCGTTGCGCAACGCCGTAG
- a CDS encoding GntR family transcriptional regulator, translating to MPEQPPYLRIADVLRQRIAEHEWTPGDRLPSRAQIGQECGVGENVVRRAQELLISQGVLEGRAGSGTYVAEPRRRVRVVRSSAREQRDDSPFRADMQAVGKRGDWESRTEAKIPAPAEIAARLGVAEGDLCVRSVYEFLADGKPVQLSTSWEPYDLTAGTLVVLPEGGPHAGAGVVNRMAAIGITVSHAVEQPEPRQATAEEASLLGIQKAALVTHIRRTYYSDQGRPVETADIVVPAALCEIVYEIPTGR from the coding sequence ATGCCTGAGCAGCCGCCTTATCTCCGCATCGCGGACGTTCTTCGACAACGGATCGCGGAGCATGAGTGGACGCCGGGGGACCGGCTGCCCTCACGTGCTCAGATCGGCCAGGAGTGCGGCGTCGGCGAGAACGTGGTCCGTCGGGCGCAGGAGCTGCTGATCTCACAGGGAGTCCTGGAAGGCCGTGCGGGTTCCGGCACGTACGTCGCCGAACCTCGGCGGCGCGTCCGGGTGGTCCGTTCGTCGGCGCGCGAGCAGCGTGACGACTCCCCGTTCCGTGCGGACATGCAGGCTGTGGGCAAGCGCGGGGACTGGGAGAGTCGGACCGAGGCCAAGATCCCGGCACCGGCGGAGATCGCGGCGCGGCTCGGTGTCGCCGAAGGCGATCTGTGCGTCCGCTCCGTGTACGAGTTCTTGGCCGACGGCAAGCCGGTGCAGTTGTCGACGAGCTGGGAGCCGTACGACCTCACTGCCGGCACGCTCGTAGTTCTCCCCGAGGGAGGGCCCCATGCCGGGGCGGGCGTCGTGAACCGTATGGCTGCGATCGGCATCACGGTCAGCCACGCTGTCGAGCAGCCGGAGCCGCGGCAGGCGACTGCCGAGGAAGCATCGCTTCTCGGTATCCAGAAGGCCGCTCTTGTCACCCACATCAGGCGGACGTACTACAGCGACCAAGGCCGACCCGTGGAGACCGCGGATATCGTCGTGCCCGCCGCCCTGTGCGAGATCGTTTACGAGATCCCCACCGGGCGATAG
- the ettA gene encoding energy-dependent translational throttle protein EttA yields the protein MAEYIYTMRKTRKAHGDKVILDDVTLNFLPGAKIGVVGPNGAGKSTVLKIMAGLEQPSNGDAFLSPGFSVGILMQEPHLDEAKTVLENVQDGAAEIMGKLKRFNEVAELMATDYSDALMDEMGKLQEDLDHANAWDLDAQLEQAMDALGCPPGDWPVVNLSGGEKRRVALCKLLIEAPDLLLLDEPTNHLDAESVNWLEQHLSKYAGAVVAVTHDRYFLNNVAEWILELDRGRALPYEGNYSTYLDKKATRLKVEGRKDEKRAKRLKEELEWVRSNAKGRQTKSKARLARYEEMAAEADKMRKLDFEEIQIPPGPRLGSIVVEVENLSKAFGDKVLIDDLSFTLPRNGIVGVIGPNGAGKTTLFKMIQGLETPDTGSVKIGDTVKISYVDQSRANIDPKKTLWAVVSDELDYINVGQVEMPSRAYVSAFGFKGPDQQKPAGVLSGGERNRLNLALTLKEGGNLLLLDEPTNDLDVETLSSLENALLEFPGAAVVISHDRWFLDRVATHILAYEGDSKWYWFEGNFESYEKNKVDRLGADAARPHRATYKKLTRG from the coding sequence TTGGCTGAGTACATCTACACCATGCGCAAGACGCGCAAAGCGCACGGCGACAAGGTGATCCTCGATGACGTCACCCTGAACTTCCTGCCCGGCGCGAAGATCGGTGTCGTGGGCCCCAACGGCGCCGGTAAGTCCACGGTGCTGAAGATCATGGCGGGCCTGGAGCAGCCGTCCAACGGTGACGCGTTCCTGTCGCCCGGTTTCAGCGTCGGCATCCTCATGCAGGAGCCCCACCTCGACGAGGCGAAGACGGTCCTGGAGAACGTCCAGGACGGCGCCGCCGAGATCATGGGCAAGCTCAAGCGCTTCAACGAGGTCGCCGAGCTCATGGCGACCGACTACTCCGACGCGCTCATGGACGAGATGGGCAAGCTCCAGGAGGACCTGGACCACGCCAATGCGTGGGACCTGGACGCCCAGCTGGAGCAGGCCATGGACGCGCTGGGCTGCCCGCCCGGCGACTGGCCGGTCGTCAACCTCTCCGGTGGCGAGAAGCGCCGCGTCGCGCTCTGCAAGCTGCTGATCGAGGCCCCCGACCTGCTGCTCCTCGACGAGCCCACCAACCACCTCGACGCCGAGTCGGTGAACTGGCTGGAGCAGCACCTCTCGAAGTACGCGGGCGCCGTGGTCGCAGTCACCCACGACCGCTACTTCCTGAACAACGTCGCCGAGTGGATCCTCGAGCTCGACCGCGGCCGCGCCCTGCCGTACGAGGGCAACTACTCCACGTACCTCGACAAGAAGGCCACCCGCCTCAAGGTCGAGGGCCGCAAGGACGAGAAGCGCGCCAAGCGGCTCAAGGAAGAGCTGGAGTGGGTCCGCTCCAACGCCAAGGGCCGGCAGACCAAGTCCAAGGCGCGTCTCGCCCGTTACGAGGAGATGGCGGCCGAGGCGGACAAGATGCGGAAGCTGGACTTCGAGGAGATCCAGATTCCGCCGGGCCCGCGGCTCGGTTCCATCGTCGTCGAGGTCGAGAACCTCTCGAAGGCCTTCGGTGACAAGGTCCTCATCGACGACCTGTCGTTCACGCTGCCGCGCAACGGCATCGTCGGCGTCATCGGTCCGAACGGCGCGGGCAAGACCACGCTGTTCAAGATGATCCAGGGCCTGGAGACCCCGGACACCGGCTCCGTCAAGATCGGTGACACGGTCAAGATCTCCTACGTCGACCAGTCCCGCGCCAACATCGACCCGAAGAAGACCCTCTGGGCCGTCGTCTCGGACGAGCTGGACTACATCAACGTCGGCCAGGTCGAGATGCCCTCGCGGGCCTATGTCTCCGCGTTCGGCTTCAAGGGCCCGGACCAGCAGAAGCCGGCCGGTGTTCTCTCCGGTGGTGAGCGCAACCGCCTGAACCTGGCGCTGACGCTCAAGGAGGGCGGCAACCTGCTGCTCCTCGACGAGCCCACCAACGACCTCGACGTCGAGACCCTGTCCTCGCTGGAGAACGCCCTGCTGGAGTTCCCGGGTGCCGCTGTGGTGATCTCCCACGACCGTTGGTTCCTGGACCGCGTCGCCACGCACATCCTGGCGTACGAGGGCGACTCCAAGTGGTACTGGTTCGAGGGCAACTTCGAGTCGTACGAGAAGAACAAGGTCGACCGCCTCGGCGCGGACGCGGCCCGCCCGCACCGTGCCACGTACAAGAAGCTCACGCGAGGCTGA
- a CDS encoding acyl-CoA thioesterase has protein sequence MARHIYNCPLRWSDMDAFGHVNNVVFLRYLEEARIDFMFRLAPGDGSPSFSGGSVVARHEIDYVRPLVHRHEPVTVESWVTKIGAASLTIAYEIKDPDQVYVRASTVVVPYNLAEERPRRISAEEKLFLQQYLAEEPAAA, from the coding sequence TTGGCACGTCACATCTACAACTGCCCGCTGCGCTGGTCGGACATGGATGCCTTCGGCCACGTGAACAACGTGGTCTTCCTCCGCTATCTGGAGGAGGCGCGCATCGACTTCATGTTCCGGCTGGCGCCGGGGGACGGTTCGCCGTCCTTCTCGGGCGGGTCCGTCGTGGCCCGGCACGAGATCGACTACGTACGGCCGCTGGTCCACCGGCACGAGCCGGTGACCGTCGAGTCGTGGGTCACGAAGATCGGCGCCGCGTCGCTGACGATCGCGTACGAGATCAAGGACCCGGACCAGGTCTACGTACGGGCCTCGACCGTCGTCGTGCCGTACAACCTGGCCGAGGAGCGGCCCCGGCGGATCTCCGCCGAGGAGAAGCTCTTCCTCCAGCAGTACCTGGCCGAGGAGCCTGCCGCAGCATGA
- a CDS encoding serine hydrolase domain-containing protein, translating into MISRRTGLAATAAALLAGASGPAATAAAPHRAPGLRSRLQSDVDAIRATGATGVLAEVQSAHGRTTARAGSADLRAPRHPVPWNAYYRLGSDTKTFTATLALQLAGEGRLRLTDTVERWLPGAVRGNGNDGRRITVADLLRQTSGLNDYLAVSPDSADAFTPDGYRQSRFRTTAPEDQLKAALSRPPLWVPNAGHPTRERRWGYSNTNYVVAGLIIAQVTGNSWAQEIHDRIIEPLGLRHTFTPGTSPYVPHPTATSYTWFPGCARPTDTTLASGGGADGSVISTTHDHGVFLRALMSGRLLSPAQLAAMKETVVAEDWSAAPGVRYGLGIAWRPVAGSPGGIWFHGGTHLGIVSESGVTPDGARAATSATFTLRMGDPAQDAQDMAALRLVDRALTG; encoded by the coding sequence GTGATCAGCAGACGCACGGGCCTGGCGGCCACGGCAGCGGCCCTGCTCGCCGGAGCGTCCGGACCCGCGGCGACGGCCGCCGCACCCCACCGCGCCCCCGGGCTCCGCAGCCGTCTCCAGAGCGATGTGGACGCGATCCGGGCCACCGGCGCCACCGGCGTACTGGCCGAGGTGCAGAGCGCCCACGGCCGGACGACTGCTCGCGCCGGATCCGCCGACCTGCGGGCCCCGCGCCACCCGGTTCCCTGGAACGCCTACTACCGGCTCGGCAGCGACACCAAGACCTTCACGGCCACGCTCGCCCTCCAACTGGCCGGCGAGGGGCGGCTCAGGCTCACGGACACCGTCGAGCGGTGGCTGCCCGGCGCCGTGCGGGGCAACGGCAACGACGGCCGCAGGATCACGGTCGCCGATCTGCTGCGCCAGACCAGCGGCCTGAACGACTATCTCGCCGTCTCACCGGACTCGGCCGATGCGTTCACCCCGGACGGCTACCGCCAGTCGCGGTTTCGCACCACGGCCCCCGAGGACCAGCTGAAGGCGGCCCTGAGCCGGCCGCCCCTGTGGGTGCCGAACGCCGGACACCCCACCCGGGAACGGCGCTGGGGCTACTCCAACACCAACTACGTGGTGGCGGGCCTGATCATCGCGCAGGTGACCGGCAACTCCTGGGCGCAGGAGATCCACGACCGGATCATCGAACCCCTGGGCCTGCGCCACACGTTCACGCCGGGGACCTCGCCGTACGTCCCCCACCCCACGGCCACCTCGTACACCTGGTTCCCCGGCTGCGCCCGGCCGACCGACACGACACTGGCGTCCGGCGGCGGGGCGGACGGCTCCGTCATCAGCACCACCCATGACCACGGTGTCTTCCTGCGCGCCCTGATGAGCGGCCGGCTGCTGAGCCCGGCCCAGCTGGCCGCGATGAAGGAGACGGTCGTGGCCGAGGACTGGAGTGCGGCGCCGGGGGTCCGTTACGGACTGGGCATCGCCTGGCGCCCGGTGGCCGGGAGCCCCGGCGGGATCTGGTTCCACGGCGGAACCCATCTGGGGATCGTCTCCGAGAGCGGGGTGACGCCGGACGGTGCGCGGGCCGCGACCAGCGCCACGTTCACCTTGCGGATGGGCGACCCGGCACAGGACGCCCAGGACATGGCCGCGCTCCGGCTGGTGGACAGGGCCTTGACCGGTTAG
- a CDS encoding alpha/beta hydrolase, with protein MRVASLATAGLGLTCLLAGTVPASAASATPAAPAHQRLVWGPCSPQQQELNEAGAQCAKVTVPLDYSDPGGPTIRIAVSRIKAATGHGKRRGVLLSNPGGPGGTGLANTLYLRPALKDVADRYDLIGFDPRFLGESTPITCDPAAPTPAPGPTTTRREDFERSVRSARDTARRCLEHGDNARLLPHATSQNVARDMDAIRAALGERRLSYYGVSYGADLGAVYTQMFPRRADRIVIDSSTDPTATQYELFQRAGKPLEEALDAWAGWTARHDGTYRLGKTPLQVRSSVQQLLDGAERRPVTVSGIRLDAPLLRLVLRQLIQHEEYDPALAGTVRDLTDAAAGRPVEPGPELAAMLELLASPELADSMLGGALFMCGDNGWPAGGWPKHPETYWKNMERSRATQPVFGPIVNSMMAPCAFWTSTSREPATVIGNDVPVLMLQARRDNNVPYEGALALHHRLTGSRLVTADIRSHGVYGRGLDGLTPVPCADRAVNDYLRDGTLPGADLTCPRTGEDR; from the coding sequence ATGCGCGTCGCCTCACTGGCCACCGCCGGCCTGGGCCTGACCTGTTTACTCGCGGGCACGGTGCCCGCGTCGGCCGCCTCCGCCACCCCCGCCGCCCCCGCCCACCAGCGGCTCGTCTGGGGCCCCTGCTCGCCGCAGCAGCAGGAGCTGAACGAGGCGGGCGCGCAGTGCGCGAAGGTGACCGTTCCCCTCGACTACTCCGATCCCGGCGGCCCGACGATCCGGATCGCGGTCTCCCGTATCAAGGCCGCCACCGGGCACGGGAAGCGGCGGGGCGTCCTGCTGTCGAATCCGGGCGGTCCGGGCGGCACCGGACTCGCCAACACCCTTTACCTGCGACCCGCGTTGAAGGATGTGGCGGACCGCTACGACCTGATCGGCTTCGATCCCCGTTTCCTCGGCGAGTCCACCCCCATCACCTGCGACCCCGCCGCCCCGACGCCCGCGCCCGGCCCGACCACGACCCGCCGCGAGGACTTCGAGCGGTCGGTACGGTCCGCCCGCGACACCGCACGCCGCTGCCTGGAGCACGGGGACAACGCCCGGCTCCTCCCGCACGCCACGTCCCAAAACGTCGCCCGCGACATGGACGCGATCCGCGCGGCGCTGGGCGAGCGCAGGCTGTCGTACTACGGCGTCTCGTACGGTGCCGATCTCGGGGCCGTCTACACCCAGATGTTCCCCCGCCGCGCCGACCGCATCGTCATCGACTCCTCGACCGACCCGACGGCCACCCAGTACGAACTCTTCCAGCGGGCGGGCAAGCCGCTCGAAGAGGCACTGGACGCCTGGGCCGGATGGACCGCACGGCACGACGGCACCTACCGGCTCGGCAAGACGCCCCTCCAAGTACGGTCGAGTGTCCAGCAGTTGCTCGACGGGGCCGAGCGGCGCCCGGTCACCGTCTCCGGGATCCGGCTCGACGCGCCGTTGCTGCGGCTGGTGCTGAGGCAGCTCATCCAGCACGAGGAGTACGACCCGGCGCTCGCCGGTACGGTGCGCGACCTGACCGATGCCGCCGCGGGCAGGCCGGTCGAGCCCGGCCCGGAGCTCGCCGCCATGCTGGAGCTGCTCGCGTCGCCCGAGCTGGCGGACAGCATGCTGGGCGGGGCCCTCTTCATGTGCGGCGACAACGGCTGGCCGGCCGGTGGCTGGCCGAAGCATCCGGAGACGTACTGGAAGAACATGGAGCGCAGTCGCGCCACCCAGCCCGTTTTCGGCCCGATCGTCAACAGCATGATGGCCCCGTGCGCGTTCTGGACGAGCACATCCCGTGAGCCCGCCACGGTGATCGGCAACGACGTACCCGTACTGATGCTCCAGGCCCGGCGCGACAACAACGTCCCCTACGAAGGGGCATTGGCTCTGCACCACCGGCTGACCGGTTCACGGCTGGTGACTGCGGACATCCGCTCGCACGGGGTGTACGGGCGCGGACTCGACGGCCTCACCCCCGTCCCCTGCGCCGACAGAGCCGTCAACGACTATCTGCGTGACGGCACGCTGCCCGGCGCCGACCTGACCTGCCCCCGCACCGGGGAGGACCGGTGA
- a CDS encoding ATP-binding cassette domain-containing protein, which produces MTSPSTDTTLAELEQRATARRDRPSYGHDALIACDRLVRIFSADGVEVQALQGLDLLVTEGELMALVGASGSGKSTLMNILAGLDVPTAGSAKVAGCDLLSMGPKERLRYRRDIVGFVWQQTARNLLPYLTAAQNITLPMQLRGRGRGRERAERAESLLRMLGLEECRDRRPQQLSGGQQQRVAIAVALANNPSVLLADEPTGELDSASGERVFAAFRRANEELGTTIVIVTHDQAVASEVRRTVAIRDGRTSSEVLRRTEVDAATGLESQVAREYAMLDRAGRLQLPADYTEALGMEHRVMLELEQDHIGVWPDDQPHP; this is translated from the coding sequence ATGACGTCGCCGTCGACCGACACCACGCTGGCCGAGCTCGAACAGCGGGCCACCGCACGCCGCGACCGGCCCTCCTACGGGCACGACGCGCTGATCGCCTGCGACCGACTGGTCCGTATCTTTTCCGCGGACGGGGTGGAGGTGCAGGCCCTCCAGGGCCTCGATCTGCTGGTCACCGAGGGCGAGTTGATGGCCCTGGTCGGTGCGTCCGGCAGCGGCAAGTCGACCCTGATGAACATCCTGGCGGGCCTCGATGTGCCCACGGCCGGGTCGGCGAAGGTCGCGGGGTGCGATCTGCTGTCGATGGGGCCGAAGGAACGGCTCCGCTACCGCCGGGACATCGTCGGGTTCGTCTGGCAGCAGACGGCCCGGAATCTGCTCCCGTACCTCACCGCCGCACAGAACATCACCCTGCCGATGCAGCTGCGTGGCCGGGGCCGGGGCCGTGAACGGGCCGAGCGCGCCGAGTCGTTGCTGCGGATGCTGGGGCTGGAGGAGTGCCGCGACCGACGCCCGCAGCAGCTCTCCGGCGGCCAGCAGCAGCGCGTGGCGATCGCCGTCGCGCTCGCCAACAATCCGTCGGTGCTGCTCGCCGACGAACCGACCGGCGAACTCGACTCGGCCTCCGGCGAGCGGGTCTTCGCCGCGTTCCGCCGCGCCAACGAGGAGCTCGGCACCACGATCGTGATCGTCACGCACGACCAGGCGGTGGCGAGCGAGGTCCGCCGTACGGTCGCCATTCGTGACGGCCGTACATCCTCCGAGGTGCTGCGACGCACCGAGGTCGACGCGGCGACGGGCCTGGAGTCCCAGGTGGCGCGGGAGTACGCGATGCTCGACCGCGCGGGGCGCCTGCAGCTGCCCGCCGACTACACGGAGGCGCTCGGGATGGAGCATCGCGTGATGCTGGAGCTGGAGCAGGACCACATCGGGGTCTGGCCGGACGACCAGCCGCACCCGTAA